One segment of Candidatus Paceibacterota bacterium DNA contains the following:
- a CDS encoding ABC transporter ATP-binding protein, whose amino-acid sequence MNNKNISVKLIFKYYWPHIKRYKKTVILTFALFGSAVVLTDIFSPLLYKKIMDLVSLGEVSEELSRSLIMTILMLGGVIFLYSTLFRLADYSIAYSQSKAAKDLADDAFARVSRHSYHFFSSNFSGSLVAKIRRYLRAFEEIYDQIIFTIWMKGLGLVFAFAVLTYFSPMLGIIFLIWFTLFVAISIPFIRIKIKKDILTAEADSRVTARLSDVITNILNVKIFSASEKEILSFAETTADEEKKRRDAWYFQNLQFLFQGLFIGIFEFVGMFSVIYLWINGMVSAGTIILMQIYIIAAFNITWTLGRNFTRIMRSLAEAKEMIEIFEEPLEVRDPIQPEKCLISNGKIEIKNISFYYNKKVDEKSTRNPVFKNFSLNVEPGEKVGLVGPSGAGKSTITKIILRFADIESGEVLIDGQNISSITQDDLRTKIAYVPQEPILFHRTLKENISYSKTDATEEEIQESAKKSHADEFINKFPKGYNTYVGERGVKLSGGERQRVAIARAMLKDAPILILDEATSSLDSISEKYIQDAFDKLMKNRTTIVIAHRLSTIQKMDRIVVMENGEIVEQGKHKELLSKNGLYYRLWKQQSHGFVGE is encoded by the coding sequence ATGAATAATAAAAATATCTCAGTAAAGCTGATATTCAAATACTATTGGCCCCACATTAAAAGATACAAAAAGACGGTCATTTTGACCTTCGCGCTTTTTGGCTCGGCTGTAGTTTTGACAGATATTTTTTCTCCCCTTTTATACAAAAAAATCATGGATCTCGTGTCTTTGGGTGAAGTTTCGGAAGAACTATCCAGATCGCTCATAATGACCATACTTATGCTAGGAGGAGTAATTTTCTTATACAGCACGCTTTTTCGACTTGCAGATTATTCAATCGCCTACTCTCAAAGCAAAGCAGCAAAAGACCTAGCGGACGACGCTTTCGCCAGAGTCAGTCGGCACTCATACCATTTCTTTTCCAGCAATTTTTCAGGGTCATTAGTGGCAAAAATAAGAAGATATTTGAGGGCATTTGAAGAAATATATGATCAGATAATTTTTACAATTTGGATGAAAGGGCTTGGACTAGTATTTGCTTTTGCTGTCCTGACATACTTCTCGCCCATGCTCGGAATAATTTTCTTGATTTGGTTTACTTTATTTGTGGCGATTTCAATTCCTTTTATTAGAATTAAAATAAAAAAAGACATATTAACGGCTGAAGCAGATTCAAGAGTCACAGCCAGACTTTCAGACGTTATAACCAACATACTAAATGTAAAAATATTTTCAGCGAGTGAAAAAGAAATTTTGAGTTTTGCTGAAACAACGGCGGATGAAGAAAAAAAGAGGCGAGACGCGTGGTATTTTCAAAATCTTCAATTTCTGTTTCAGGGTCTATTTATAGGAATTTTTGAATTTGTAGGAATGTTCTCTGTAATTTATCTCTGGATAAACGGGATGGTCTCAGCTGGAACAATAATACTTATGCAGATTTACATCATCGCGGCTTTTAACATCACGTGGACTCTTGGTAGAAATTTCACAAGAATCATGAGATCCCTAGCTGAAGCTAAAGAGATGATTGAGATTTTCGAAGAACCGCTTGAGGTCAGAGATCCAATACAGCCAGAAAAGTGCCTTATTTCCAACGGCAAAATAGAGATAAAAAATATCAGTTTTTACTACAACAAAAAAGTTGATGAAAAAAGCACACGAAATCCTGTCTTCAAAAATTTTTCTTTGAATGTTGAGCCGGGGGAAAAAGTCGGTTTGGTTGGACCATCAGGTGCTGGTAAAAGCACAATCACTAAAATAATCTTAAGATTCGCCGACATAGAAAGTGGAGAAGTGCTCATAGATGGACAAAACATTAGCTCTATAACCCAAGATGACCTGCGAACAAAAATCGCTTATGTTCCGCAAGAACCAATTCTTTTTCATAGAACCCTGAAAGAAAATATTTCTTATAGCAAAACAGACGCCACTGAAGAAGAAATTCAGGAATCGGCGAAAAAATCTCATGCTGATGAATTTATCAATAAATTTCCGAAGGGCTACAATACTTATGTTGGCGAAAGAGGGGTAAAACTCTCCGGAGGAGAAAGACAAAGAGTTGCAATCGCAAGAGCCATGCTGAAAGACGCGCCAATACTAATTTTGGATGAAGCAACAAGCTCGCTTGATTCTATCAGCGAAAAATACATCCAAGACGCTTTTGATAAACTTATGAAAAACAGAACAACAATTGTTATAGCTCACAGATTAAGCACAATACAAAAAATGGATAGAATAGTCGTTATGGAAAACGGCGAAATTGTTGAGCAGGGCAAACACAAAGAATTACTTTCAAAAAATGGGCTTTATTACCGCCTCTGGAAACAACAAAGTCACGGGTTTGTCGGTGAATAG
- a CDS encoding ThiF family adenylyltransferase, with product MNNKPVFIKSPKELAEINQQKYKPVFVDAFSRQIKELFFIENPRFSVEDKKEVYRSGEFKDFLKKKEKDFVLIYFPWSNRLIKCVKENDYFKLKTNRNRDLITEKEQKKLADFTVGVVGLSVGANMATALIHSGFSKNIKLSDFDELDTTNLNRIRAKVSEIGDSKISIASRQIFEINPYVKINSFPKGLNKKNLKNFLAGNPKPKLVFELIDDFEMKILLRKEARRYKVPVIMLTSLGDSVLIDIERYDTEPKTKLFNGKVSEKVLDKILAGSLSEKEKHQCAIDIVDGKNLPSKVKNSINQIGKTLAGRPQLMSTVTVASGIAVFLARKIALNEKLKSGRKLVKFNNFIK from the coding sequence ATGAATAATAAGCCAGTATTTATAAAATCTCCAAAAGAGCTTGCCGAAATAAACCAGCAGAAATACAAACCCGTTTTTGTGGATGCTTTTTCAAGGCAAATAAAAGAACTTTTTTTTATTGAAAATCCGAGATTTTCTGTAGAAGACAAAAAAGAAGTATATCGGAGTGGGGAATTCAAAGATTTTTTAAAGAAAAAAGAAAAAGATTTTGTTCTTATTTATTTCCCTTGGAGTAATCGTTTGATTAAGTGTGTCAAAGAAAATGATTATTTCAAACTCAAAACCAACCGCAATAGAGATTTAATAACAGAAAAAGAGCAGAAGAAATTGGCAGATTTTACTGTTGGCGTTGTAGGACTTTCGGTAGGTGCCAATATGGCAACTGCCTTGATTCACAGTGGTTTCTCTAAAAATATTAAACTCTCTGATTTTGACGAGCTTGATACCACAAACTTAAACCGAATTAGGGCAAAGGTTTCAGAAATTGGAGACTCTAAAATTAGCATCGCCAGCCGGCAAATTTTTGAAATTAATCCATACGTTAAGATAAACTCTTTTCCTAAAGGATTAAATAAAAAAAATCTAAAGAATTTTCTGGCAGGTAATCCGAAACCCAAGCTTGTGTTTGAACTGATTGATGATTTTGAAATGAAGATTTTATTAAGAAAAGAAGCTAGGAGATATAAAGTCCCTGTAATTATGCTTACAAGTTTAGGAGACAGCGTTTTAATTGATATAGAGAGGTATGACACAGAGCCGAAAACAAAATTATTTAATGGAAAAGTAAGTGAAAAAGTTTTAGACAAAATCCTTGCTGGAAGTTTGAGCGAAAAAGAGAAACATCAATGCGCTATAGATATCGTTGATGGGAAAAATCTTCCATCAAAAGTCAAAAATTCAATAAACCAAATTGGTAAGACCCTCGCCGGTCGACCTCAACTTATGTCGACTGTAACCGTCGCTTCCGGTATTGCCGTTTTCCTTGCCCGAAAAATCGCTCTTAACGAGAAACTTAAAAGTGGCAGGAAGCTAGTGAAATTTAATAATTTTATTAAATGA
- a CDS encoding ATP-binding protein yields the protein MEILENLDLLSVSITTAATLVLGFTIYFSNTKSVTNFTFLIFAVITAMWSMANYFHHTINSVPIAFALIKFVIFLGVWHAFTFFQLFFVFPKENVTFPKNYKYLIIPIVSVASIINLTPLVFKGVAEVIDGRISKIENGPAIALFGLLIVSFIVSGVFLLIKRIITSQGRLKKQFQTILYGVILTFILILTFNFILPAFFNNPSFIPLSSIFIFPFIVFTSYSILKHKFFNIKVAGISLLVFALSIVAFGEVIFARELFLIVYRSSVFVLILIFGILLIKGVMREVSLREQLQEANKAQENLINFITHQIKGFLTKSRNIFAEMMEGTFGPISGDIKNIAEQGLKINTDGVNTVQTILNAANIRTGKLSYNMAPIDLRDIIQKSFEKNRKSAESKGLDFVLNIGESSEYKIKGDENQLSEAFSNLIDNSIKYTPRGQVKVSLVKSDSAIKFSIKDTGIGIAPEDKSKLFTEGGRAKNALEVNVDSTGFGLYIVKNIIEAHNGRVWVESEGEGKGSEFIAELPYKDS from the coding sequence ATGGAAATTTTAGAAAATTTAGATCTGTTGAGTGTAAGTATTACTACAGCAGCTACACTGGTATTGGGTTTTACTATTTATTTTAGTAATACAAAAAGTGTTACTAATTTTACTTTTCTTATTTTCGCTGTGATTACTGCGATGTGGAGTATGGCTAACTACTTTCATCATACAATTAATTCGGTACCAATTGCTTTTGCGTTAATCAAATTCGTTATATTTCTGGGTGTTTGGCATGCCTTCACTTTCTTCCAATTATTTTTTGTATTCCCAAAAGAGAATGTAACTTTCCCAAAAAATTATAAGTACTTAATTATTCCTATAGTTTCGGTTGCTTCAATTATAAATTTGACCCCGTTAGTATTTAAGGGAGTAGCAGAAGTAATAGACGGGAGAATTTCAAAAATAGAAAATGGTCCAGCTATAGCCCTTTTCGGCTTATTAATAGTTTCTTTTATAGTAAGCGGTGTATTTTTGTTGATAAAAAGAATTATAACTTCTCAGGGTCGTCTAAAAAAGCAATTTCAGACTATTTTATATGGAGTTATTTTAACTTTTATTTTGATCCTTACATTTAATTTTATATTACCGGCATTTTTCAACAACCCTAGTTTTATACCCTTGAGCTCAATATTTATATTTCCTTTCATTGTTTTTACATCCTATTCAATTCTCAAACATAAATTTTTTAATATCAAAGTAGCGGGAATCAGTTTATTGGTTTTCGCACTATCTATTGTTGCTTTTGGAGAAGTTATATTTGCCAGAGAGTTATTTTTGATTGTCTACCGAAGTAGTGTTTTTGTTTTGATTTTGATTTTTGGAATTCTTTTGATCAAGGGTGTTATGCGGGAGGTTTCCTTGAGAGAACAATTACAGGAAGCTAATAAGGCGCAGGAGAATTTGATTAACTTCATCACCCATCAAATTAAGGGCTTTTTGACAAAATCAAGGAATATTTTTGCTGAAATGATGGAGGGGACTTTTGGGCCGATTTCCGGAGATATAAAAAATATTGCCGAGCAAGGGCTGAAAATAAATACCGATGGCGTTAATACTGTGCAGACAATTTTAAACGCGGCAAATATTCGTACAGGCAAGCTCTCTTACAATATGGCGCCGATAGATTTGAGAGATATCATCCAAAAATCATTTGAGAAAAATCGCAAGAGCGCCGAGTCAAAAGGTCTTGATTTTGTCTTGAACATTGGCGAGTCGTCAGAATATAAAATAAAAGGTGACGAGAATCAGCTGTCTGAAGCGTTTTCAAACTTAATAGACAATTCAATAAAATACACACCAAGAGGTCAGGTTAAAGTATCTCTTGTGAAAAGTGATAGTGCTATAAAATTTTCTATTAAAGACACCGGTATCGGTATTGCACCAGAAGATAAATCAAAACTTTTCACCGAGGGCGGACGCGCGAAAAACGCGCTCGAGGTCAACGTTGACTCCACCGGCTTTGGTCTATACATCGTTAAAAATATTATAGAAGCGCATAACGGCCGTGTTTGGGTAGAGTCAGAAGGGGAGGGTAAAGGCTCGGAATTTATAGCTGAACTGCCTTATAAAGATAGTTGA
- a CDS encoding histidinol-phosphate transaminase, whose protein sequence is MGKKINRKEFIWLDRNESYFFLNRRILNKIKKFDSSIISRYPRYGELKKVLAKRYNSNPENILLTNGAEQSIRLFIQTFFKKGDKVLLPAPTFVVFTLALKSIGIKPNVIFYKELNNKFIFPTAEVISAIDKKTKGILLCNPNNPLGSSITRKEILSILNKTRKFKIPVVIDEVYSEFSGYSSIKLTENYKNLIIIKSFSKEFAMAGLRLGFLVAEKEMINKLEEKRDLPWAVNHFAIHTAMILLRERKYLRKKIKEVLKIKKELVNFLRLKGLKCYETDTNFVIIKHKNYKKLLKNLAFKGIFLSETSKYAYGQKLLKGTIRMGVPSKEDFKKIKQRFSKIH, encoded by the coding sequence ATGGGTAAAAAAATAAATAGAAAGGAATTTATTTGGCTTGATCGAAATGAAAGCTATTTTTTCCTCAACAGACGAATCCTGAATAAAATAAAGAAATTTGATAGTTCTATAATAAGTAGATACCCAAGATATGGAGAACTAAAAAAGGTTTTAGCTAAAAGATATAACTCAAATCCAGAAAATATACTTTTAACTAACGGCGCCGAGCAATCAATCCGGCTTTTCATTCAAACTTTTTTTAAAAAGGGTGATAAGGTTCTACTTCCAGCTCCGACATTTGTAGTTTTTACTCTAGCTCTTAAATCAATCGGTATAAAACCAAATGTAATATTTTACAAAGAACTTAATAATAAGTTTATATTTCCTACTGCAGAAGTCATATCTGCGATAGACAAAAAAACAAAAGGAATACTGTTATGTAATCCAAATAATCCTTTAGGTTCTAGTATCACACGGAAAGAAATTTTATCAATATTAAATAAAACTAGGAAATTTAAAATTCCAGTAGTTATAGATGAAGTTTATTCAGAGTTTTCTGGTTATTCTTCAATTAAGCTTACAGAAAATTATAAAAACTTAATTATTATAAAATCTTTCTCCAAAGAATTTGCTATGGCGGGTCTGAGGTTAGGATTTTTAGTCGCAGAAAAAGAAATGATAAATAAACTAGAAGAAAAAAGAGACTTACCTTGGGCGGTAAATCACTTTGCCATCCATACAGCAATGATATTGCTTAGAGAGAGAAAGTATCTCAGGAAAAAAATTAAAGAAGTTTTGAAGATAAAAAAAGAGTTAGTAAATTTTTTAAGACTTAAAGGTTTGAAATGTTATGAAACTGATACAAATTTTGTGATAATAAAACACAAAAATTATAAAAAGTTACTTAAAAATTTAGCATTTAAGGGGATATTTCTAAGTGAGACATCTAAGTACGCTTACGGACAAAAATTGTTAAAAGGGACTATTAGAATGGGTGTGCCCTCAAAAGAAGATTTTAAAAAGATAAAACAGCGTTTTAGTAAAATTCACTAA
- a CDS encoding class I SAM-dependent methyltransferase, which produces MSKYRISWNTKENANAYDKYATGFSMYKNTSRDLVKISDVKPGMTIIDLAAGTGATTQEIINAVGDNVRIIAIDQAEAMVKKAQEKFKNRKNMKFIVAEAENLCKVVKEPVDVVICNSAFWQMRIKTTFRNISDILKDDGLFAFNLPDQFFSYRYFKNKPRNPLPYNLKNLTSWAKDNKLTLIAKSVKEYSKTADEIITFSKIPVMSRNFKSAKGREDFIANIKKHKNSKKNQWLYLVFKKTEKRKSIKKDRAKYAQSL; this is translated from the coding sequence GTGAGTAAATACAGAATAAGTTGGAATACAAAAGAAAATGCAAATGCATATGATAAATATGCTACTGGTTTTTCTATGTATAAGAATACTAGTCGAGATCTAGTAAAAATTTCAGATGTTAAACCAGGAATGACAATAATTGACCTAGCAGCTGGAACTGGAGCAACAACACAAGAAATTATAAACGCTGTTGGAGACAATGTTCGTATTATCGCTATTGACCAAGCGGAAGCAATGGTAAAGAAAGCCCAGGAAAAATTTAAGAATAGAAAAAATATGAAGTTTATCGTGGCCGAAGCTGAAAATCTTTGTAAAGTTGTTAAAGAGCCGGTAGACGTAGTCATTTGTAATTCTGCTTTCTGGCAAATGAGGATAAAAACAACTTTTAGAAATATTTCTGATATTTTAAAAGATGATGGACTATTCGCTTTTAATTTGCCTGATCAATTTTTTAGTTATAGGTATTTTAAAAATAAGCCAAGAAATCCTCTACCTTACAATCTTAAAAACTTAACTTCCTGGGCCAAAGACAACAAATTAACTCTCATTGCTAAATCAGTTAAGGAATATAGCAAAACAGCCGATGAGATAATTACTTTTAGTAAAATTCCAGTCATGAGTAGAAATTTTAAATCTGCAAAAGGACGAGAAGATTTTATTGCTAATATCAAAAAACATAAAAATTCTAAAAAAAATCAGTGGCTATATTTAGTGTTTAAAAAAACAGAAAAAAGAAAATCTATAAAAAAAGACCGCGCGAAATACGCGCAGTCTCTTTGA
- a CDS encoding NUDIX domain-containing protein, with the protein MNKYRFAATGYIIHDNKVLLIKHPKLGVWLPVGGKVDVGEHPEDSFIREVKEEVGLSVEIIKTFEHPRVVGGHRYLQLEKVGDGYHLDFIYYAKANSKKLVLNEKIREARWLSFSEFLQDKKMFFEDVVIELEKIYARYCDYDPFQIVRAEHNNVGQIFDKAFVVNHSDEKTDYFLREVNRYAKKTFYVEKEYSGNKISKEKITNFVGKQNVVNVKNALKILETSDANDVVFDMSGLISEKIYQNLNWRGFSIEDTANGLNWLKGGKKISKPIFSIAYSRLKKSVENPKVAESIFSSLLNYCYKNDRNIYGINILMIGYGSIGSILVEMLSSITENVVVYDIDYSQILRAKANRFKVIDSLENISCFDMVISSTGTPVALGEKELRVLKNGAMLINCSTKQWEFDRDFINRQERRIVGDTEFITIEDRQIELFNSGFPINFWNSGGTHSSAILSTFACILESAVHIEKRRDIFLKAHPRVYEVSEILPKIEDKYLKYSFLKNS; encoded by the coding sequence ATGAATAAATACAGATTTGCGGCAACCGGTTACATAATTCATGACAATAAAGTTTTACTAATAAAACACCCGAAGCTTGGAGTTTGGCTACCAGTTGGTGGTAAGGTTGACGTAGGAGAGCATCCTGAAGATTCTTTTATTCGAGAAGTGAAAGAGGAGGTTGGTCTTAGTGTAGAAATTATAAAGACTTTCGAACATCCGCGTGTAGTTGGTGGCCATCGCTATCTTCAGTTGGAAAAAGTAGGGGATGGATATCACCTAGATTTTATTTATTACGCAAAGGCGAACTCTAAAAAATTGGTTCTAAATGAAAAAATTAGGGAAGCAAGATGGCTTTCTTTCTCTGAATTTTTGCAAGATAAAAAAATGTTTTTTGAAGATGTCGTGATTGAACTTGAGAAAATATATGCTCGTTATTGTGATTATGATCCCTTTCAGATTGTTCGTGCCGAACACAACAATGTTGGACAAATTTTTGATAAAGCTTTTGTAGTCAATCATTCGGATGAAAAAACGGATTATTTTTTAAGAGAAGTTAATCGTTATGCAAAGAAGACTTTCTATGTTGAGAAGGAATATTCAGGAAATAAAATTTCAAAAGAAAAAATCACTAACTTTGTAGGGAAACAAAATGTAGTCAATGTAAAGAATGCTTTAAAAATTCTCGAGACAAGCGATGCAAATGATGTTGTGTTTGATATGTCTGGATTAATATCTGAAAAAATCTACCAAAATTTAAATTGGAGGGGTTTCTCGATAGAAGATACGGCAAATGGCTTGAACTGGCTCAAGGGTGGCAAGAAAATTTCAAAACCAATATTTTCAATTGCTTACAGTAGGTTGAAAAAGAGCGTTGAGAATCCTAAAGTTGCGGAATCAATTTTTTCTTCTTTGTTAAATTATTGTTACAAAAATGATAGAAATATCTACGGAATCAATATCCTGATGATAGGATACGGATCAATAGGTTCTATATTAGTTGAAATGCTTTCGTCGATAACCGAAAACGTTGTAGTCTATGACATTGATTATTCTCAAATATTAAGAGCAAAGGCCAACAGGTTCAAGGTAATTGATTCTCTAGAAAATATATCTTGTTTTGATATGGTTATATCATCTACTGGAACGCCCGTGGCGCTTGGGGAAAAAGAGTTAAGAGTTTTGAAAAATGGCGCAATGTTGATCAATTGTTCAACTAAACAATGGGAATTTGATCGTGATTTTATAAACAGACAAGAAAGAAGAATTGTCGGTGATACAGAGTTTATAACCATTGAAGACAGGCAAATTGAATTGTTCAATTCAGGTTTCCCAATAAATTTTTGGAATTCAGGCGGGACTCATTCATCAGCAATATTATCAACCTTTGCTTGTATCCTTGAATCCGCGGTACATATTGAAAAAAGACGCGATATTTTTTTAAAAGCTCACCCCCGGGTTTATGAGGTGTCGGAAATCCTACCAAAAATAGAAGACAAATATCTAAAATATTCTTTTTTAAAGAACTCGTAG